In the genome of Magnolia sinica isolate HGM2019 chromosome 2, MsV1, whole genome shotgun sequence, one region contains:
- the LOC131237891 gene encoding zinc finger CCCH domain-containing protein 27 — protein MKFEESSLTGYLVKNLEPLTEADPVILAEYVATLLKKDKPTKELQKLCTENLVDFLGHDTKSFITKLFQALEDGSIVTSAESLDSIRQVEPSATLTTVDPSVQNSLSPKPEKLSSSSLSDSEEKEVTDDDDDDRNHKHRRRETRSLSSDKDAQEQIFRRPNRKRDKPFENGLLFLGSDPQPSEYRKEYNFAPLENAKFEKRRPGLAPLPRAPDLGQRTRLSQPFRGDPGPRFDLSTSLGRLPIGRGRGRNAGPWNQHDSRFSSVETLDFSSQMAPLGSAPPSLFPGRGLPNAASAQSASWGAFGLIHGLPNGGLDTLHPLGLQGTLRPPINPSINIGIPRQRCRDFEERGFCLRGDMCPMEHGVNRIVVEDVQSLSQFNLPVSIPSAHLLGMQGGPGPLPPVTAPSSLLTNNKSLHGKSSKPGMADDGLGLNGVLSGSGAAGEADLYDPDQPLWNNDCPETSERLLRLPSPKIHDTEPLWDDDSDRHNFKFAEGNDSEHTGRSLTAAVGSQGATSSVWGRIGNSGNRLEMTGKTDSSISAMTHLGNEKKEDQEETLNGTRGTAHQGKRTIMTELAPTQRSRADSGRNAGRQPQKALRTLFVNGIPLKNNKREALLSHFQKFGEVIDIYIPLNSERAFVQFSKREDAEAALKAPDAVMGNRFIKLWWANRDSIPDEGESSGNVVSAPARSAVAATVPSQPTSDRGKENIPSAAPKPVSMPGPDVPVAVAVPPRTVGANGPKAAPPLQKKLESLELLKEELRLKQEMLDQKRNDFRRQLDKLEKQAITVKSEATCEQAVKRHKVEMVNDVAKAATPRPTNPITTGARPEAEKTQDKRNPVENIVSPSAKTNSTTLLQSPRSLKQPSRSALSIGTPFMVNRFKLDNRPTSFRILLPLPANIANVAALKEHFSSFGDLSTVELEHPEDHASSPTGSKPSHNCSARITFTTRRSAERAFQNGKCWQGHNLQFMWSTTSSNSSTDHGGVEISQSPTPKGPLDAGIMAESSSPSTGKLKCSGISPAADTARSREPENAESSNGGLECLPREAVEVCPSGSPTTSSNKRPYESDFPIAEDGLNVCLSQ, from the exons ATACAAAGTCCTTTATCACAAAATTGTTCCAGGCCCTAGAAGATGGTTCCATTGTAACATCTGCCGAAAGTCTGGATAGTATCAGGCAAGTTGAGCCATCTGCCACTCTTACAACCGTGGATCCTTCAGTGCAGAATAGTTTGTCTCCAAAGCCAGAGAAGCTTTCTTCATCTTCTCTCAGTGATTCTGAAGAGAAAGAGGttactgatgatgatgatgatgatcgcaACCATAAACACCGTAGAAGGGAGACACGGTCTCTGTCTTCTGACAAAGATGCTCAAGAACAAATTTTTAGGAGGCCAAACAGAAAGCGAGACAAGCCTTTTGAAAATGGACTACTTTTCCTCGGAAGTGATCCCCAGCCTAGTGAATACCGAAAAGAATATAACTTTGCCCCTTTGGAGAATGCAAAGTTTGAAAAACGACGTCCTGGCTTGGCACCGCTTCCCCGTGCTCCAGATTTAGGACAGAGGACAAGACTATCCCAGCCATTTCGCGGAGATCCCGGTCCTCGTTTTGATCTGTCCACATCGCTGGGTCGTCTTCCCATAGGCAGAGGAAGGGGAAGGAATGCTGGCCCCTGGAACCAACATGATTCAAGATTTAGCTCAGTTGAAACCCTAGATTTTTCCTCACAAATGGCTCCACTGGGATCAGCACCTCCCAGTCTGTTCCCTGGAAGGGGGCTGCCAAATGCTGCAAGTGCACAAAGTGCATCTTGGGGTGCATTTGGATTGATTCATGGGTTGCCCAATGGTGGTCTGGATACGCTTCATCCACTTGGTTTGCAAGGAACACTTCGGCCACCAATTAATCCTTCTATTAATATTGGCATTCCTCGTCAGCGCTGTAGAGACTTCGAGGAGCGTGGGTTTTGTTTGAGAGGGGATATGTGCCCTATGGAGCATGGTGTAAATAGAATTGTCGTTGAAGATGTCCAG AGCCTTTCACAGTTCAATCTTCCTGTTTCAATTCCAAGTGCACATCTTCTGGGAATGCAAGGTGGGCCAGGACCTTTACCTCCGGTTACTGCTCCTTCAAGCCTGTTGACAAACAACAAAAGTTTACATGGTAAAAGTAGTAAGCCTGGGATGGCTGATGATGGACTGGGCTTGAATGGAGTGTTGTCTGGTTCTGGTGCTGCTGGTGAAGCAGACTTATATGATCCTGATCAGCCTTTATGGAATAATGACTGTCCTGAGACATCGGAGAGGCTCCTGAGGCTTCCTTCACCCAAGATTCATGACACTGAACCCCTTTGGGATGATGATTCTGATCGGCACAATTTCAAGTTTGCTGAAGGCAATGACAGTGAACACACAGGTAGAAGCCTCACAGCTGCTGTTGGTTCACAGGGTGcaacttcatcagtttgggggcGGATTGGGAATTCTGGAAATAGATTAGAAATGACAGGTAAAACTGACAGTTCAATAAGTGCCATGACTCACCTTGGAAATGAAAAGAAGGAAGATCAAGAGGAGACATTAAACGGTACTCGCGGCACTGCCCATCAAGGCAAACGGACTATTATGACCGAGTTAGCCCCCACCCAAAGATCACGTGCAGATTCTGGGCGTAATGCTGGGAGGCAACCTCAGAAGGCTTTACGTACTCTGTTTGTCAATGGCATTCCCTTGAAAAATAACAAGAGGGAGGCCCTTCTTTCACATTTTCAAAAATTTGGAGAGGTTATTGACATTTATATTCCACTGAACAGTGAAAGAGCTTTTGTCCAGTTCTCTAAACGGGAAGATGCAGAAGCTGCTCTGAAGGCACCTGATGCTGTCATGGGTAACCGTTTCATTAAGCTGTGGTGGGCTAATCGGGATAGCATTCCTGACGAGGGAGAAAGCAGTGGGAATGTTGTATCTGCACCTGCTCGCAGTGCTGTGGCTGCCACTGTTCCATCTCAGCCTACCAGTGatagaggaaaagaaaatatacCATCTGCAGCTCCAAAGCCAGTCTCCATGCCTGGTCCTGATGTTCCCGTGGCTGTTGCTGTTCCTCCCAGAACAGTAGGAGCAAACGGTCCCAAAGCCGCACCTCCTTTGCAGAAAAAGTTGGAGTCTTTGGAGCTTTTGAAGGAGGAACTAAGGCTAAAGCAGGAAATGCTGGACCAGAAGCGCAATGACTTCCGGCGGCAGTTGGATAAGCTCGAGAAACAG GCTATCACGGTAAAGAGTGAAGCGACCTGTGAGCAAGCTGTTAAAAGACATAAAGTGGAGATGGTAAATGATGTTGCCAAAGCTGCAACACCTAGGCCAACAAATCCCATTACCACAGGGGCCCGACCAGAAGCTGAGAAAACACAGGATAAGAGAAATCCTGTGGAGAACATTGTTTCTCCCTCTGCCAAAACAAATTCAACAACTCTGTTGCAGTCACCTAGGAGCTTGAAACAGCCAAGTCGCTCAGCATTATCAATAGGGACTCCCTTTATGGTGAATAGGTTCAAATTGGACAACCGTCCCACATCATTTAGAATTCTTCTGCCTTTGCCAGCCAATATTGCGAAT GTTGCTGCTTTGAAGGAACATTTTTCATCATTTGGTGATCTCTCCACAGTCGAGCTAGAACATCCTGAGGATCATGCTAGCAGTCCAACAGGTTCAAAACCTTCTCATAATTGTTCTGCTCGGATAACTTTTACAACACGTCGTTCGGCTGAGAGGGCATTTCAAAATGGCAAATGCTGGCAAGGCCATAATTTACAATTTATGTGGTCAACGACCTCTAGTAACTCTAGCACCGACCATGGCGGCGTAGAAATTTCTCAGAGTCCTACCCCCAAGGGTCCCCTAGATGCTGGAATTATGGCCGAGTCTTCTTCACCGAGTACAGGGAAATTGAAATGCAGTGGTATCTCTCCGGCAGCTGACACTGCCAGAAGTAGAGAACCTGAGAATGCTGAAAGTTCAAATGGTGGCCTTGAATGTCTGCCAAGGGAAGCTGTCGAAGTCTGCCCATCTGGTTCTCCCACTACATCATCCAACAAACGGCCATATGAATCTGATTTTCCCATTGCCGAGGATGGCCTGAATGTTTGCCTTTCACAGTGA